A genome region from Sphingobacteriaceae bacterium GW460-11-11-14-LB5 includes the following:
- a CDS encoding LacI family transcriptional regulator, whose product MDSINIKKLAEALNLSTSTISRAFRDNSDINGATKARILAKAKELNYQPNHYASNLREQKSKTIAVIVPELANNYFSQAIHGIERLARENGYHILIYVTDDDYNKEVTFIRHLHNGRADGIIMSVSGEANDHNYLNKFGSKRLPLVFFDRIYEDIDTPRVITNDYNSSFLATEHLIEQGCKRIAYLVVNKSLSIGKTRMQGYIDALTKHQIPFEEHLIVDCSNSYEENSIIIKQALTQLKPDGIFTSVERLAFATYYACYDLHINIPKDLKVISFSSLEIAPLLNPSLTTITQPATEIGEEAAKLLFTILDDHADKNLPNEVVLESKIIKRNSTVNG is encoded by the coding sequence ATGGATAGTATTAATATTAAGAAGTTAGCAGAAGCATTAAATTTATCTACTTCTACCATTTCGAGGGCTTTTAGGGATAATAGTGACATTAATGGAGCTACCAAAGCACGTATATTAGCCAAAGCAAAAGAATTAAACTATCAGCCTAACCATTACGCCAGTAATTTAAGGGAGCAAAAAAGTAAAACCATTGCGGTTATTGTACCCGAACTGGCCAATAATTATTTCTCACAGGCCATTCATGGTATTGAACGTTTAGCCAGAGAAAATGGTTACCATATTCTGATTTACGTAACGGATGATGATTATAATAAAGAAGTAACTTTTATCCGTCACTTACACAACGGCAGGGCCGATGGTATTATCATGTCGGTTTCAGGAGAAGCCAATGACCATAATTACCTGAATAAATTTGGCAGCAAAAGATTACCATTGGTGTTTTTCGACCGGATTTACGAAGACATTGATACCCCAAGGGTAATTACAAACGATTATAACAGCAGTTTTCTGGCTACAGAGCATTTAATAGAGCAGGGTTGCAAACGAATTGCCTATCTGGTGGTGAATAAAAGTTTATCCATTGGTAAAACCCGTATGCAGGGCTATATTGATGCGTTGACCAAACACCAGATTCCCTTTGAAGAACACCTGATTGTTGATTGCAGCAACAGTTACGAAGAAAACAGCATTATCATCAAACAAGCTTTAACGCAATTAAAACCCGATGGTATTTTTACCTCGGTAGAGCGTTTGGCCTTCGCCACATACTATGCCTGTTACGATCTGCATATCAACATTCCAAAAGACTTAAAGGTGATTAGTTTTTCCAGTCTGGAAATTGCGCCTTTGTTAAATCCCTCCCTCACCACCATTACCCAACCGGCTACCGAAATAGGAGAGGAAGCGGCTAAATTATTGTTTACTATTTTGGATGATCATGCCGATAAAAACCTGCCAAATGAGGTGGTTTTAGAATCTAAAATTATCAAGCGGAATTCGACCGTAAACGGCTAA
- a CDS encoding DNA polymerase IV — translation MSDLTPTVLRKIIHIDMDAFYASVEQRDFPEYRGKPLVVGGKPDSRGVVSTASYEARQYGIRSAMSSSKAYQLCPTAIFVYPRFDAYTAVSKALREIFSRYTDLIEPLSLDEAYLDVTEDKLGIGSAIDIAQSIKDAIKNELNLTASAGVSINKFVAKVASDMNKPDGLTFIGPSKIKAFMEKLPVEKFFGVGKVTGAKMKAMQINTGADLKKLTEAQLVAQFGKSGRFYYKIVRGIDERPVQSHRETKSVGAEDTFPEDTNEDSVMHDLLKQISETVAKRLEKYQLSGKTVTLKIKFADFKLITRSRSFAAPINKAEVIYAEAIKLLEEAALGTTQVRLLGITLSRFYDDVEIEKPESNQLEFEF, via the coding sequence ATGTCTGATTTAACACCAACGGTTTTAAGAAAAATAATTCATATTGATATGGATGCATTTTATGCATCGGTAGAGCAACGTGATTTTCCCGAATACAGAGGAAAGCCTTTAGTGGTGGGTGGCAAGCCTGATAGCCGTGGCGTAGTTTCAACAGCCAGTTACGAAGCCCGGCAATATGGAATCCGTTCGGCAATGTCTTCCAGTAAAGCTTACCAGCTTTGCCCGACAGCCATTTTCGTCTACCCCCGTTTTGATGCTTACACTGCGGTTTCGAAAGCGCTTAGGGAAATTTTTAGCCGGTACACGGATCTCATTGAACCCTTATCATTGGATGAAGCCTATCTTGACGTTACTGAAGACAAACTCGGCATTGGATCGGCTATTGACATTGCTCAATCCATTAAAGATGCCATTAAAAATGAATTAAATTTAACGGCCTCCGCAGGCGTTTCCATCAATAAATTTGTTGCAAAGGTAGCTTCAGATATGAACAAACCAGATGGTTTAACTTTTATTGGCCCATCGAAGATTAAAGCTTTTATGGAAAAACTTCCGGTCGAAAAATTCTTTGGCGTAGGCAAAGTTACCGGAGCCAAAATGAAGGCCATGCAGATTAATACTGGTGCAGATTTAAAAAAATTAACAGAAGCACAGCTTGTAGCCCAATTCGGGAAATCGGGAAGATTTTATTATAAAATTGTCCGCGGTATTGACGAGCGCCCGGTTCAGTCGCATCGCGAAACCAAATCGGTAGGTGCAGAAGATACCTTTCCGGAGGATACCAATGAGGATTCGGTGATGCACGACCTCCTGAAACAGATCAGTGAAACGGTGGCCAAACGTTTGGAAAAATATCAACTCAGCGGAAAAACGGTAACCTTAAAAATCAAGTTTGCCGATTTTAAACTGATCACCCGCAGCCGCTCTTTCGCTGCACCGATTAACAAAGCAGAGGTAATTTATGCTGAAGCCATTAAACTTTTGGAAGAGGCCGCTCTCGGCACCACGCAGGTGAGGCTTCTAGGTATTACCTTATCACGGTTTTATGATGATGTAGAGATCGAAAAGCCGGAGAGCAACCAGCTGGAATTTGAGTTTTGA
- a CDS encoding response regulator produces MGNKKILIADDDEGIVDAVTMILEVMGYDVEFTYDGGAVIDAVKNKPDLIMLDIWMSGHDGRDICKQLKNDPQYKEIPILMISASRDIRQSALDAGANDFMEKPFEMDSLLNKVEILLN; encoded by the coding sequence ATGGGAAATAAGAAAATACTCATTGCCGATGATGACGAAGGAATTGTTGATGCTGTGACGATGATTTTGGAAGTGATGGGTTACGATGTTGAATTTACATATGATGGTGGAGCAGTAATTGATGCGGTTAAAAACAAACCAGATCTGATTATGCTCGACATCTGGATGAGCGGGCATGATGGCAGGGATATATGCAAACAACTTAAAAACGATCCACAATATAAGGAGATCCCGATTTTAATGATCTCGGCGAGCAGAGACATCAGGCAATCTGCGCTGGATGCGGGTGCAAATGATTTTATGGAAAAACCATTCGAAATGGATTCGTTACTGAATAAGGTAGAAATATTGTTGAATTAA
- a CDS encoding alpha-amylase, whose translation MIKSLTSATFSSVIASPFNAQTKIHANVPGLKKIFIVLVVLFSSINLFAQKLERVEPMFWYVGMHNPKLQLLVHGDNIAQTTVALTYPGVKLVKVNKVENPNYLFLDLTIAATVKSGSFPINFSVNGKKIFSYTYELKNRDKSAGRIQGVTNKDFIYLLMPDRFSNGDKSNDVVQGLTEMALNRDSMYYRHGGDIQGVINHLDYLKDLGVTTVWMTPEVENDMPQASYHGYAVTDHYKIDPRYGTNALYKKYVEIAHAKGLKVIKDIVHNHIGTQHWFYKDLPMKNWLNQWPKYTQTSYRDQTVMDVHASTADRKQMLDGWFVPSMPDLNQTNPYVQNYLTQNHIWWIEYAGIDGLRLDTYGYNDPVYMADWALKVQAEFPHLSVFGETLVTAVANQAFFTGGNTVNRGFDTHLQGITDATLKDAIYEGINGKNGWVDGINRLYATLAHDFLYKNPNTNCIFLDNHDMSRFYSMVGEDLDKYKMGMSILLTMRGIPEMYYGTEILMKNFSNPDGLIRSDFPGGWEGDKKDKFIANGRTNKENDAFNFVKTLANFRKSSAALQTGKLMQFVPQDDIYVYFRYNAEPKGTVMVIVNNIDKEKIINTDRFAERTKGITAAKNVITGENIDFKSIKVPAKTTLVLVLN comes from the coding sequence ATGATAAAATCGCTTACCTCAGCTACCTTTTCTTCCGTTATTGCCTCTCCCTTTAATGCTCAAACTAAAATCCACGCAAATGTGCCGGGATTAAAAAAAATATTCATTGTCCTGGTTGTACTGTTTAGCAGTATCAATCTCTTCGCCCAAAAGCTGGAGCGTGTAGAGCCCATGTTCTGGTACGTGGGGATGCATAATCCTAAATTACAGTTACTCGTGCACGGCGATAACATTGCCCAAACCACAGTAGCCTTAACTTATCCAGGCGTTAAGCTGGTTAAAGTAAATAAAGTAGAAAATCCCAATTATCTATTTCTCGATTTAACAATTGCCGCTACCGTAAAATCGGGTAGTTTTCCAATCAATTTTTCTGTAAATGGCAAAAAGATATTCAGTTACACTTACGAATTAAAAAACCGCGATAAAAGCGCGGGTAGAATTCAGGGCGTAACCAACAAAGATTTTATTTATCTGCTTATGCCCGATCGTTTTTCGAATGGCGATAAAAGCAACGATGTAGTTCAGGGTTTAACAGAAATGGCATTAAACCGCGATAGCATGTACTACCGTCATGGTGGCGATATACAAGGCGTAATTAACCACCTCGATTACCTGAAAGATTTGGGTGTAACTACAGTCTGGATGACTCCGGAGGTAGAAAACGATATGCCACAGGCTTCTTACCACGGCTACGCAGTAACTGATCACTATAAAATAGATCCCCGTTATGGCACAAATGCACTTTACAAAAAGTATGTAGAGATTGCCCATGCCAAAGGATTAAAAGTAATTAAAGATATTGTACACAACCACATTGGTACACAACATTGGTTTTATAAAGATTTACCAATGAAAAACTGGTTAAACCAATGGCCAAAATATACCCAAACGAGTTACCGCGATCAGACCGTGATGGATGTGCATGCCTCTACGGCAGATCGTAAACAGATGTTAGATGGTTGGTTTGTACCTTCAATGCCCGATTTAAATCAAACCAATCCTTATGTGCAGAACTACCTTACCCAAAATCACATTTGGTGGATTGAATATGCTGGTATTGATGGTTTGCGTTTGGATACTTACGGGTATAACGATCCCGTTTATATGGCCGATTGGGCTTTAAAAGTTCAGGCGGAATTCCCTCATCTATCTGTTTTTGGTGAAACGTTGGTGACTGCAGTGGCCAACCAGGCCTTTTTTACAGGAGGAAATACCGTTAACCGTGGTTTTGATACACACCTTCAAGGTATAACCGATGCCACTTTGAAAGATGCCATTTACGAAGGAATAAATGGCAAGAACGGTTGGGTTGACGGAATTAACCGTTTGTATGCCACATTAGCGCACGATTTTCTTTATAAAAATCCAAATACCAACTGCATCTTTTTGGATAACCATGATATGAGCCGCTTCTATTCGATGGTGGGCGAAGATTTAGATAAATATAAAATGGGAATGAGCATCCTGTTAACCATGCGCGGCATTCCTGAAATGTATTACGGAACAGAAATTTTAATGAAAAACTTTTCCAATCCCGATGGTTTAATCCGTTCTGATTTCCCTGGTGGATGGGAAGGCGATAAAAAAGATAAGTTCATCGCTAATGGCCGTACCAATAAAGAAAATGATGCCTTCAACTTTGTTAAAACCTTGGCAAATTTTCGCAAAAGCAGCGCAGCACTACAAACAGGTAAACTGATGCAATTTGTCCCTCAGGATGATATTTATGTTTATTTCCGCTACAATGCAGAACCAAAAGGAACAGTAATGGTTATAGTAAACAATATTGACAAAGAAAAAATAATAAATACCGATCGTTTTGCCGAAAGAACAAAAGGGATTACAGCCGCTAAAAATGTAATCACAGGTGAAAACATCGATTTTAAAAGCATTAAAGTGCCTGCTAAAACAACATTGGTTTTAGTATTAAATTAA
- a CDS encoding RagB/SusD family nutrient uptake outer membrane protein: MKSSFKIILASAVLVLSLNACKKDALNLTPTNDVTADIAYATPAGYKQQLVRLYANYGLTSPSGSDNSDVGGLNSGFADFLRLFWTSQELVTDEAVCNWGDTGIPELDNATWSTDNQFLRGLYSRSISQITLVNDYLRQSTADKLASRNITGADATNVARYRAEARFLRAYQYWVLLDAFGNPPFVTEADEIGKVNPKQIQRAALFAYVESELKAIESDLAEPRANEYGRADKGADWALLARLYLNAQVYTGTAKYTEAITYSSKVIAASYTLNPSYANLFKADNNIGNTENILTINYDGVNGTNYGGTTFLINAAVYASADAAGMVAGDYGVPNGGWAGNRTRQNLPALFPNTTGSIDKRGVFVGPKATIDAISDPNDGLKVTKFKNVTSGGTTPASLNGTFSSLDFALFRLAEQYLIYGEAVARGGSGGNVTDALTYVNRLRQRAYGNASGNVSAAALTTDFYLDERGRELYWEGHRRTDLIRYGKFTGATYLWPFKGGVKAGTSLPAYRNLYPIPNADLIANPNLVQNTGY; this comes from the coding sequence ATGAAAAGCTCATTTAAAATAATATTGGCATCGGCGGTTTTAGTGTTATCATTAAACGCATGCAAAAAAGACGCATTAAATCTAACACCAACCAACGATGTAACAGCAGATATTGCTTACGCTACGCCTGCAGGTTACAAACAACAGTTGGTGAGGTTATATGCAAATTATGGATTAACAAGTCCATCGGGTTCAGATAACAGTGATGTTGGGGGCTTAAACTCAGGTTTTGCAGATTTTTTAAGGTTATTCTGGACCTCGCAAGAATTGGTGACAGATGAAGCAGTGTGTAACTGGGGCGATACCGGTATTCCTGAATTAGATAATGCAACCTGGTCTACCGATAACCAGTTTTTAAGGGGGTTATACTCACGCAGTATTTCGCAAATTACCCTGGTTAACGATTATTTACGTCAAAGTACTGCCGATAAACTGGCTTCACGTAATATTACCGGAGCCGATGCAACTAATGTTGCACGTTATCGTGCAGAAGCCCGTTTCTTACGTGCCTATCAGTATTGGGTATTGTTAGATGCATTTGGAAATCCGCCATTTGTTACTGAAGCTGATGAAATTGGAAAGGTTAACCCTAAACAGATTCAGCGTGCAGCCTTGTTTGCTTATGTGGAATCAGAATTGAAAGCCATAGAAAGCGACCTTGCTGAACCACGTGCGAACGAGTATGGCCGTGCCGATAAAGGCGCAGATTGGGCATTGCTGGCCAGGTTGTATTTGAATGCGCAAGTTTATACCGGTACTGCAAAATACACTGAAGCGATTACCTATTCAAGTAAAGTTATTGCGGCCAGTTATACTTTAAATCCGAGTTATGCCAATCTGTTTAAAGCAGATAACAATATCGGAAACACCGAGAATATATTAACCATTAATTATGACGGTGTAAACGGAACCAATTACGGAGGTACCACTTTCCTGATCAACGCAGCAGTTTATGCATCAGCTGATGCTGCAGGTATGGTGGCAGGTGACTATGGTGTGCCAAATGGTGGTTGGGCCGGTAACCGTACCCGTCAGAATTTACCAGCCTTATTTCCTAATACTACAGGATCTATTGATAAACGTGGTGTTTTTGTTGGACCGAAAGCCACAATAGATGCCATTTCAGATCCTAATGATGGTTTAAAGGTAACCAAGTTTAAAAATGTAACTTCCGGCGGAACAACGCCTGCATCATTAAACGGAACATTCAGTTCTTTAGATTTTGCCCTTTTCCGTTTGGCAGAACAATATCTTATTTATGGAGAAGCAGTCGCCAGAGGCGGTTCGGGTGGTAATGTAACAGATGCTTTAACTTACGTGAATAGATTACGTCAAAGAGCTTATGGCAATGCAAGCGGTAATGTTAGCGCAGCAGCTTTAACAACTGATTTTTATTTAGATGAAAGAGGTCGCGAGTTGTATTGGGAAGGTCACCGTCGTACCGATTTAATCCGTTATGGCAAATTTACCGGCGCTACTTATTTATGGCCGTTTAAAGGTGGTGTAAAAGCTGGTACTAGTTTGCCTGCTTACCGTAATCTATATCCGATTCCGAATGCCGATTTAATTGCAAATCCGAATCTGGTTCAAAACACTGGTTATTAA
- a CDS encoding beta-phosphoglucomutase: protein MLEILPTSDSGLPTKIKACLFDLDGVLVDTAVYHYKAWKRLANTMGFDFTEEQNEQLKGVSRVESLNKILAWGGIEKTDSEKDELAGLKNSWYVDMITKMTPAEVLPGTVDFLTAIHKAGYKLALGSASKNSGIILEKTDLAHFFDKIVDGNMVTKSKPDPEVFLKGAELLGFAPDECVVFEDAVAGVEAAKRGGMKAIGIGEKSVLTQADVVVSGLDKLTVKDLEEL from the coding sequence ATGCTAGAAATACTCCCGACTTCGGACTCCGGACTTCCGACTAAAATCAAGGCTTGTCTTTTTGACCTCGATGGCGTCCTGGTTGACACCGCCGTTTATCACTACAAAGCCTGGAAACGTTTAGCCAACACCATGGGTTTCGATTTTACAGAAGAGCAGAACGAACAGTTGAAAGGTGTTAGTCGCGTAGAAAGTTTGAATAAGATTTTGGCCTGGGGTGGTATAGAAAAAACAGATAGCGAAAAGGATGAGCTTGCTGGCTTAAAAAATAGCTGGTATGTAGATATGATTACTAAAATGACACCTGCAGAAGTTCTACCTGGAACGGTTGATTTCTTAACGGCGATTCATAAAGCGGGTTACAAATTGGCTTTAGGCTCGGCAAGTAAAAACTCAGGAATTATTTTGGAGAAAACAGATCTTGCTCATTTCTTCGATAAGATTGTTGACGGAAACATGGTGACCAAATCAAAACCCGATCCGGAAGTATTTTTAAAAGGAGCCGAACTCTTAGGCTTCGCACCTGACGAATGTGTGGTTTTTGAAGATGCTGTTGCGGGTGTAGAGGCTGCAAAAAGAGGCGGAATGAAAGCCATCGGTATCGGCGAAAAAAGCGTGCTTACCCAGGCAGATGTAGTCGTAAGCGGATTAGACAAATTAACAGTTAAAGACCTAGAAGAATTGTAA
- a CDS encoding SusC/RagA family protein: MRVFYLLKQGLLVLLVFSALMVKAQTGSVSGKVLDETGLPLPGASVVVKGTTRSTSTDANGNYKLGGLSDGSITLSASFVGYQTLDKAVSISANATVNFQLVPDAQKLNEVVVIGYGTAEKKNLTGSITTVSAKDFQKGAITTPEQLIQGKVAGVNIISNSGQPGVGSQIRIRGGASLNASNDPLVVIDGVPFSGNTIDNAPSPLSLINPNDIETFTVLKDANATAIYGSRASNGVILITTKKGGSGAPVINFSTNNSIATVARKVDVLSADQVRAYVNANGNATQKALLGTANTDWQDAIYQRAFTSDNNLSIAGSFKGVPYRVSAGYLDQDGLLITDKLKRGTGSITLSPRLFKDHLKIDLNLKGSLTDSHFANAGAINSAIQFDPTQPIYADNKYGNYFEWTQGTGSAMVPNPNAPRNPVALIRLQDNNGNAARSVGNAKFDYSFHFLPELHANLNLGYDVSKGYGSIAVPTYAAQSAATSGSFSRALKTEADKFSEFYLNYAHTVESIKSRFDVTAGYGYYDIATTGYNFTNYTGLGVPIVTPVFPFSVERNKMLSYYGRFNYTLADKYILSATMRADASSKFAESNRWGYFPSVGFTWRIIGENFLKDSKVLSDLKLRLSYGETGNKDGADIGNYNYIAKYYASSNTGQYQIGNTFYNYYAPAGYDPDLRWETTTTYNAGLDYGFLGGRLYGSIDVYYKKTADLLSKITIPVGTNFSNELVTNVGNMDVKGAEVSLNFTAVKTENTTWDFGVNASYNKRKVTNLTLNPNSGFKIDAGDISGGTGIHLKYNAVNQIPQSYFVYKQVYDAGGKPLEGVYQDLNGDGTITTDDQYFYKSPDPQFTFGFNTSFTYKKWSVNTVLRASLGNYVYDNVSSNFGIKSNLLSSVGILNNASSDILNTGFTNTQYLSDYYIKNASFLKMDNLGLAYNIGKLSKDGTATMRISANCQNVFVVTKYKGLDPELATGIDYNLYPRPRTYTLGLNVGF; the protein is encoded by the coding sequence ATGAGAGTATTTTACCTGTTAAAACAGGGGCTTTTGGTGCTGTTAGTTTTTTCAGCATTAATGGTAAAAGCACAAACCGGATCGGTGTCTGGTAAAGTGCTTGATGAAACCGGCCTGCCATTACCTGGCGCTTCTGTAGTTGTAAAAGGAACGACAAGAAGTACATCAACTGATGCGAATGGTAATTATAAACTAGGAGGTTTATCGGATGGTTCGATAACCTTATCTGCAAGTTTTGTCGGTTATCAAACCCTTGATAAAGCCGTAAGCATTTCAGCAAATGCTACTGTTAATTTTCAATTGGTACCCGATGCACAAAAACTGAACGAAGTTGTGGTGATCGGTTACGGTACTGCAGAAAAGAAAAACCTAACCGGATCTATTACCACCGTAAGTGCGAAAGATTTTCAAAAAGGCGCAATTACCACACCTGAGCAATTAATTCAGGGTAAGGTAGCAGGGGTGAACATCATCTCTAACAGCGGTCAACCTGGAGTAGGTAGCCAGATCCGTATCCGTGGTGGAGCATCATTGAATGCCAGTAACGATCCGTTAGTGGTAATTGATGGGGTGCCATTTAGTGGTAATACCATCGATAATGCGCCAAGTCCGTTATCGTTGATTAATCCGAACGATATAGAAACCTTTACCGTACTGAAAGACGCAAATGCAACCGCTATTTATGGTTCAAGGGCATCAAACGGGGTAATTTTAATCACCACTAAAAAAGGTGGTTCTGGTGCACCTGTAATTAACTTTAGTACCAATAACTCCATTGCAACAGTGGCCAGAAAAGTAGATGTACTGTCTGCTGATCAGGTTCGCGCCTATGTTAATGCGAATGGCAATGCGACACAAAAAGCCTTGTTGGGAACGGCAAATACCGATTGGCAGGATGCCATTTACCAGCGTGCATTTACCTCTGATAATAACCTGAGTATAGCAGGTTCGTTCAAAGGTGTGCCTTACCGTGTTTCAGCAGGTTACTTAGATCAGGATGGTTTATTGATTACCGATAAGTTAAAACGTGGAACAGGTTCAATTACTTTATCACCAAGATTGTTTAAAGATCATTTAAAGATCGATTTAAACTTAAAAGGATCGTTAACCGATTCGCATTTTGCAAATGCTGGTGCAATTAACTCAGCTATTCAGTTCGATCCAACACAGCCAATTTATGCAGACAATAAATACGGTAATTATTTTGAATGGACACAAGGTACAGGAAGTGCAATGGTTCCGAACCCAAATGCACCACGTAACCCTGTTGCATTAATCAGATTACAGGATAATAACGGTAATGCTGCACGGAGTGTAGGTAACGCTAAATTCGATTACTCATTTCACTTTTTACCAGAATTACACGCGAACCTAAATCTTGGTTACGATGTATCTAAAGGTTATGGTAGCATTGCTGTGCCAACTTACGCTGCTCAATCTGCAGCAACAAGCGGCTCATTTTCTAGGGCTTTAAAAACAGAAGCTGATAAATTTTCTGAGTTCTATTTAAATTATGCACATACCGTAGAAAGCATTAAAAGTAGATTTGATGTAACTGCTGGTTATGGTTATTATGATATTGCCACCACTGGTTATAACTTTACCAACTACACCGGGTTAGGTGTACCAATCGTTACCCCGGTTTTCCCATTTTCTGTAGAACGTAATAAAATGCTTTCTTACTACGGAAGATTTAACTATACTCTTGCTGATAAATACATCCTGTCGGCTACGATGCGTGCCGATGCTTCTTCAAAATTTGCTGAAAGCAATCGCTGGGGATATTTCCCTTCAGTGGGTTTTACCTGGAGAATTATCGGAGAAAATTTCCTTAAAGACAGCAAAGTGTTATCTGATCTGAAATTGAGATTAAGTTATGGCGAAACAGGTAATAAGGATGGTGCTGATATTGGTAACTACAATTACATCGCTAAATATTATGCCAGCAGCAATACAGGTCAATACCAGATTGGCAATACTTTTTACAATTATTATGCCCCGGCTGGATATGATCCTGATTTGAGATGGGAAACCACTACTACTTATAATGCAGGTTTAGATTATGGATTTTTAGGCGGAAGGTTATATGGTAGCATTGATGTGTATTATAAAAAAACTGCCGATTTATTAAGTAAGATTACCATTCCGGTAGGAACAAACTTTAGCAATGAACTGGTTACCAACGTAGGTAATATGGATGTTAAAGGTGCAGAAGTAAGCTTAAATTTTACGGCCGTTAAAACTGAAAATACCACCTGGGATTTTGGTGTAAATGCCTCTTACAATAAAAGAAAGGTAACCAATTTAACCCTGAACCCGAACTCTGGATTTAAAATCGATGCTGGTGATATCTCAGGCGGAACCGGTATCCACTTAAAATACAATGCGGTTAATCAGATTCCTCAATCCTATTTTGTGTACAAACAGGTTTATGATGCAGGCGGCAAACCATTAGAAGGTGTTTATCAGGATTTAAATGGTGATGGTACGATTACTACTGATGATCAGTATTTCTATAAATCACCGGATCCTCAATTTACTTTTGGTTTCAATACCTCATTTACCTACAAAAAATGGAGTGTTAATACGGTTTTAAGAGCCAGTTTAGGCAATTACGTTTATGATAACGTGAGTTCGAACTTTGGTATCAAATCAAACCTGTTAAGTTCGGTAGGTATCCTGAATAATGCCAGCAGTGATATATTGAATACTGGTTTTACCAATACGCAATACCTGAGCGATTACTATATCAAGAATGCATCCTTTCTGAAAATGGATAATTTAGGTTTAGCCTATAATATTGGCAAACTATCTAAAGATGGAACCGCAACGATGAGAATTTCGGCAAACTGCCAGAATGTTTTCGTTGTAACGAAATACAAAGGTCTTGATCCGGAATTAGCTACAGGTATCGATTATAACCTGTATCCACGACCAAGAACATACACGCTAGGTTTAAACGTTGGTTTTTAA
- a CDS encoding DUF5116 domain-containing protein — MKSILFKSLAVCCLAVSLWSCKKDETQTVSNVSPAGTLTASATSLSLVQANGTKPALTLTFPASTVTGYTVPVTSTIQFDIKGKNFASPKEYVISTTSYSPTVNDFNTMMLALGATIGTPAQVEVRLKSGAAANAMTYSNVITLSATPYLASAWIYVPGNYQGWNPSTADSLVSLTSNGIYTGIIKFDGSPFKITPEKKWDVAYGDAGGGTISTSGGDISSVSAEFKLLTVDLNKKTYTIAKADYWSVIGSAIPGSNWAVDTDLKFINDGKGTWQAKIALTAGAFKFRLNHDWTTSIGNNGADIMVTDAGTYTLTLTVNADGKTGSYTMVKN; from the coding sequence ATGAAATCAATATTATTTAAATCCTTAGCGGTATGCTGTTTAGCGGTATCGCTTTGGTCTTGCAAAAAAGACGAAACGCAGACGGTTTCGAATGTAAGCCCTGCGGGTACACTTACTGCCTCGGCTACGAGCTTAAGCTTAGTACAGGCAAATGGAACAAAACCTGCGTTGACCTTAACATTTCCTGCATCAACCGTTACGGGTTACACGGTTCCGGTAACCTCTACCATTCAGTTTGATATTAAAGGAAAAAACTTTGCTTCGCCTAAAGAATATGTAATCAGTACAACTTCCTATTCGCCTACGGTAAACGATTTTAATACCATGATGTTAGCACTGGGTGCAACTATCGGTACACCGGCGCAGGTAGAAGTAAGGTTGAAATCAGGTGCTGCGGCAAATGCCATGACCTATTCTAATGTAATTACGTTAAGCGCTACCCCTTATTTAGCATCGGCATGGATTTATGTACCTGGCAATTATCAGGGCTGGAACCCTTCAACAGCTGATAGTTTGGTGTCCTTAACCAGCAATGGCATTTATACCGGAATCATCAAGTTTGATGGTAGTCCGTTTAAAATTACACCAGAAAAAAAATGGGATGTAGCTTATGGCGATGCAGGTGGTGGTACAATTAGTACCTCTGGAGGCGATATCAGTTCAGTATCTGCAGAATTCAAACTACTAACCGTTGACTTAAATAAGAAAACCTATACCATTGCAAAAGCCGACTACTGGTCTGTTATTGGTAGTGCAATTCCTGGCAGTAACTGGGCAGTAGATACCGATTTAAAATTTATTAATGATGGAAAAGGCACCTGGCAAGCGAAAATTGCTTTAACAGCCGGTGCTTTTAAATTCAGATTAAACCACGATTGGACAACCAGTATTGGCAACAATGGCGCTGATATCATGGTAACCGATGCCGGAACCTATACTTTAACCTTAACCGTTAATGCTGATGGTAAAACCGGATCATACACCATGGTTAAAAATTAA